The region GGCCCAGCCGACCGTGCTCCATTGGCTTGTCCTTCGCATAGCGATCTCACAGCGTTTTCAAGTAGCGTCTGATCGGCCAAACCGCCAGATAGCGGCCGATGAACTGGCCGATCCAATACCCGATAAAAGCGACCGTGCCGCCAAAGATCAGAGACACGTACTGGGTTTCACCCAGGAAGCTGCGCAGCGCGCCGCGCTCGATCATACGCAGATATTCCGGCGTCTGCGACCGGATATAGGCGATGCCCTGCACATCAGAGACCGTTACCACATGATCCATGAAATGGGCGGGTTGCAGAAAGGGCGCCAAGGGCACGTAGTTATAGGCCCACACCGCAACAGCCCAGACGTGGGCGCCAATCAGGGAGGTGAGGATGAAACTCTTGGTTTTCATCAGGGTCCAGTCCATCAGGATGCCGGCCCCGACAATAGAGATCGGCCACACAAAGTTCATGGGGTAGGTTTGGGCGATGTCCCACTGGAAGTAGCGCCCCACCCAAGCCGCCAGGAACATGCAGCACGCGGTATAGGTTGCTCCGGTCGGGAAGCGCCACGCCACCCACTGGATGTACTGCAGGGCGGACGGAATGATGATCGTGGCAAAAGCGGTCACCACCGGCCACCACTGGGGGTCTTTCCAGTCGGTCCAGAAGTCCCAGTCCCCGGCAAACAGCTGCTTGGTGATGTCCCCCGCTCCGGCAACGACAAAGATGGCCGTGGTCCAGAATATCAGGTCCCACTTCCAGTCGATCCACTTATACTTTTTTTCCACCAGGGCCTTGAGCTCGAGCCGTTTTTGCCGTTCGGCCTCGGCCGCCAAGTCTGCTACTGGGGCTGATGCGTCTGCCATGCGTGCCGCCTCTCCATGCAGGGTCTGATGAAGCTACTGCGGACTCGGTGATCAGTCAGCAGACACGGGCTGCTCTGCCGGCTGGGACGGGGCGTCGTCCACGGCATCTTCCTCTTCCTTCTCAATCTCGAACAGATGGACGATGGTTTCTCCCCACACGGCGAACATCCCGGCGGCCAGCCAGCCGTAAATCACAAACGGCCAGTGAAAAGGCACCGAGAAGATCTCTTCGGAGATCCACAGACTGTGACCCCACTCGTTGGCCGCAACCGCCATGCATTCCAGCGCCGCTGCGGCAATCAGCAGGGCAAACGACCACGGAAACCCCTTGTCCCGACCATAGAGCCTCGGAATGCGGTAGCGCCCGTACAGATAGGTTCCCACGGCCAGAACAACCGTCAGCGGGAAAAAGAAATAAAACATCGGAATGTGGGTCGGGGTGAGGGCGGTATCGCGCACCATGGTCTGGTGCCACGAGCCGTCCCAGTTCGGCCAGAAGCTGGCCTCCAGATAAACCGCCAGGCTGGTCACACCGACCAGGCTCCACAGGATGGCAACCCGCCGGACCTGTTCAGACCGCGCAACCGGCTGGCCCTCCAGTTCCCGACCGGTGCGGATCAACCAGCCCAGCCAGATTCCGGCAAACGCGCCGATAATGATCAACTCGGCCCAGAACAGCGAGCGGTAGTACAGGGTGAACTCCCAGCTGGCGGAATTCAGCCCGGCCGTGAACATATACCAGTAGTTCCAGAACCACAGAAAAACGTTGGCCGCCATGACCAATCCGCAGCCCCAGAACAGCGGCTTCCAGCCGACCGACCAGTCGGTTGGGTTGATCGTTGCCGTCTCGCCGGAGCCACTTGATGCCGACAATGCCTGAGCCATGGTATTCCTCCTGTCCTTGCTGATGCGCTCTGCTAAGGTGTCCGTGTTTTATGCCAACGCCTGACCGTCCTGCCGGGAAACAACCGCGTAGCGGATGGCGGAGATGACAACACCCGCGAGCACTCCGCCGATAATCAGCCCCGGCACCATCATCGCCTTATACCACGCCGCCACCTGAATGGGAAAGGCCAGTAATTGTGGCGTCTGACCCTCTTCCAGCTCGACCATCACCCGGGCCACATACTCCTTGTCCTTGGCAAACACCACCTCGGTATTCACCACGCCACGCTCATATATCCGGGGTGGGAGCGACACTACGGCCTGCGACTGACCCGATTCGGTGGTGGCGATTATTTCCAGTCCCAGCGGCACCGCCCGCAGTTGCCCCGGAGTCACATCAACAACCATGAGCGCCCTGCCCGCCCGGGGGACTTCTTCGCAGTACTCGGCGACCGGATCGAACTGGGTCTGATACAGCGTGATATGTAACAGTGAGGTCCCGATCTCCCGCCGACACGCATCGTTTGGCCCGCGATCCCGATGTGCCTCGGCCCGCATGCCGCTCAGCAGCAGGGTAGCACCGATCACCGCCAGCGTTGTTCCGACCCGCCACGTCTTTTTCGTCCCGTTCATCCAGTTGTATCTGCCACTCAGACTGTCGGCTCTTGATTCGCCAACAGCTCCAGGCCAAACCCGGCATAGGCCTTCCCTATATGGAACGAAACCCGAGTTGCTGTCAAGCAGTGAAAAATCTCTGATATTGCAGCGATTTATGGGCGGTAGGGACCGAGCCCGGAGAAAAAGGCCAGGAGCTGCGGATTGAGGTCGGGCCACTCCAGGTGGGAGCCTGCTCCCTCGCAGTACAGCGTTCTCACCCCGTCGGCGCACTCGGGGTAGCTGCGACAGCCATCGGCCCGGGGTGGGCTCGCCGGCTTCCCGCACCGGTTACAGGTCGCCCACCAGTCGGCAATCTGTTGACCATAGCCGGAGAAATGCCGGTCTTCGGCGCCATGCATGACCATCACCGACAGCGGAGCCGGACAGGCAAAGGCGGCCAAGTCCTGGGCCGTGAATCCGGCCGCGCTCGGCGCGATTGCGGTCGGGATGTGCCGCGTGTGTTCCAGGACGGCCAGGGCGACCGCCACCGTCCCTCCGTCGGAGTGACCGGTGAAGAAAATGCGGTCCGGGTTCACACACCATTTTTCGGCAATCAGACCGGGCAGCGTACCCAGCTCTTCGATGACATCGAGCGACAGACGGCGGTGACTGGCATAGGCAACAATGAAACCGGCCCGGGTGGCGTCCGTGGTCAGGCCGGTCAAGGACTCGCTGCCGAACCGGTTGAGCCCGGCCGGGGCATAGACCATAAGCAGGGGATGGGCAAAGCGCGGGTCGTAGTTGGCCGGGGTGCGGACACTGTAACGGATACCCGTAGCCGACCGTTCGTCGTCCCATACGCCGGCCAGCCCCGGGCGGGTTCCCGGCCCACAGTCGAGGCTCCGCCGCTCATAGGCATGGCTGCCGAGTTGGGGAGGGGCGGGCTGGCACGCGCTGGCAAGGAGCCAGACGGCACACCACAGCCAGCGGACCATGTCGCCTCGGATGTGCATGCGAGTTCGTCTTCCTTTCTTGCTCGCTTGCCGCACGAGCCGGTCTTTGTCTATACTGCCTCCGATTCGCACTCGCACCAAGGAGGCGGCTATGCTTTCGGTTTTTTCGGCACCGAGCCACTACGTTCAGGGGAAAAACGCCACCGCCCAACTGGGCACCGAGATGAAACGGATTGGGCTTGAGGGTCCGGCCCTGATTGTTGCCGGTAAGAGCGCGATTCGTCTGCTGTCCGAAGTCTGGCAGCAGCATTTGAGCCAGGCGGGGATTCGTCACGCCGTGCACCAGTTTGGCGGCGAATGCTCGTATCCCGAGATTGAGCGGATCAAGCAGACCGCCCGGGACAACACAAGCGGGGTGGTGATCGGAGCGGGTGGCGGAAAAGTCCTGGATGCCGCGCGGGCGGCGGCCGATGACCTCAACCTGCCGGTCGTCAACTGTCCGACCATCGCCTCGAGCGACGCACCGTGCAGCGCGCTGTCGGTCATTTACACCGACCAAGGCGTTTTTCAGGAATACCGTTTTTACCGCAAGAACCCGGACCTGGTGCTGGTTGATACGCACGTGGTAGCCCAGGCGCCTCCCCGTCTGCTGGTCGCCGGCATGGGGGATGCTCTGGCCACCTGGTTCGAGGCCAAGACCTGTGTCGAGGGCCATATTCAGAACATGCGTGGCGGCGCGTCCACCCGCAGTGCCGAGAAGCTGGCCGAGCTGTGTTACACCATCCTGGTCGAAGACGGACCGGACGCCCTGCGGGCGGTCGAGAACAATGTCGTCAACCCGGCCCTGGAGCGCCTCGTCGAGGCCAACACCCTGCTGTCCGGTCTGGGCTTTGAGTCGTCTGGCCTGGCGGCCGCTCACGCCGTGCATAACGGCCTGACCGAAGCCGCTCAGACCCACCCCTACTACCACGGCGAAAAGGTCGCCTACGGGCTGATAACCCAGCTGGTGATGGAGGGCAAACCACGCACGGTGATCGATCCCGTTCTCCACTTCTGCACCCAGGTCGGGCTGCCGATCACCCTGGCCGAGATCGGCCTTTCGGCCGACATGTCGCGCCAGCAGCTCGAGCAGGTTGCCGCCCGCGCCACGGCCGAAGGTGAGACGATCCACAACGAGCCGTTTGAGGTCAGCCCCGATATAGTCGCGGACGCGATTCTGGCCGCCGACGCGATGGGCCGCGCCTGGCACGCCGCCGCAGCGGACTGATTGACGGCCGTCCCCGCATAAACGCACAACGCCGACCAACTCGGTGTAGAGAACCGGCTGGGTAGCGCTCGCCTGAAATTGCTAGAAATGCTTGCGCGAGGGGGAAAGGTGCTGCTGATTCCGTAGGGACAGACCAATGGGCATTGCCAGGAATAAGGACGGCGGCGGGTGTCAGGTCTTCAGTAGCGCCGTGCCGCTGTCTAGGGCCTCCTGCCATTCACGCGTGCCAATGAACTGGCTCAAGGGGATGGGTTCAGAAGGAGCGCCGGGAGCGGGCTGGATCGTCAGTTGCCATACGTCGTCGTTGATCCATCTGCCATGCTTGTAGCCGATGCTTTCGAGGACACCAGTGCGCCGGAAGCCCATGGCCGCGTGCAGAGCAGTGCTGGCCTGATTGGGGAGGGCAATTAGCGCGACGGCCGTGTGATATCCTTGGGCTTCCAGGCAGCGCAGTAGCGCGGTGTAGAGGGAGCGGGCCACTCCGCGGCGATGGTAGTTGGGATGCACGTAAACTGTGAGTTCTACCGACCAACGATAGCCCGCCCGAGACCTGAAGGGTGTAGCGTAGGCGTATCCCGCCAAGTCGTCGCCGAAGACGCAGACCAGCCAGGGCAACCGGTCCAGCACCGTGCGAATGCGGCTTCGGAACTCCTGGGGCGAGGGCGGCTGTTCTTCGAATGAGATGACCGTTTCCTCAACAACCTGGGCGTAGATTTCCAGCATGCCCTCGGCGTCGTCTTCGGTAGCCAGTCTCAGCAGGCCGGCCATAATACCTCTGGCCCGGCCGCCTGGCGGGACTTCATCGCGTCAATCATAGAATACCGACCTCGCGCCGGGCCAATGATGGCTTAAACGGCGGACCGGCCTCCTCCCCTCTCGGGCTCAGTCCTGGGGCAGGGCGAACACCAGCAGCGCGCTGCCCTTGCTGATATTCGGGTTCTCGCCCACAATGCTGACGACCAGACCGCCAGCCCCGCTCGGGATGGCCACATATTGGCGCCCGCCGACCTTATACGTGATGGGCTGTCCGCGTACCGTCGAGCCGGTCTGGAACTTCCACAGCAGCTCCCCGGTCGTGTCGTCCAAGGCCAGGGCATAGCCCTGCTGATTGCCGGTGAACACCACACCACCGGCGGTTGCCAGTGCGCCGCCGACCAGCGGATATTTGTCTTTGTAGCGCCACTTGACCTCACCGCTGGTCGGATCGATGGCCGACACGTGGCCATAGGCCGTTCCCAGATCGCCCTGGGTCTCGCCCGGACCACCGCCCCAGAACGGAACGCCCTGGATAAACATCGAGGTGGCTTTTTCCATCTTGCCGCAGCTCTCGATCGTCGGCACAAAGATCGCGTGAGCCGTGGGGCTATAGGCGGCCGCATAGGAACCGTTTTGACCGCCGACATTGCCGGGGCAGATCAGTTCAGGATTGCCGCCCTTCATCGGCACGTATTTGGGGTCAGCCTGCGGGCGTCCGTTCTCGTCGAGCCCCTTGGCCCAGTTCAGCTGCTCGACGTACGAGGTGCCGTGCAGAAATTTTCCGCTGTGGCGGTCAAGGACGTACAGAAAGCCATTGCGGTTTGGCTGGGCCAGAGCCTTGACGGTTGCCCCGCCGCGCTGCACATCGAGCAGGAACATGCCGGTGTTGCCGTCATAATCCCAGATGTCGTGCGGTGTGAACTGGAAATACCACTTCAGCTCGCCGGTATCCGGGTCCAGGGCTAGCACACAGTTGGTGTACAGATTATCGCCCTCGCGGTTGTCTCCATTCCAGTCCGGCGCCGGGTTGCCGGTCGCCCAGTACAGCACGTCGGCTTCCGGATCGTAGGAACCGGTCACCCAGGTCGGCCCACCGCCCTGCTTCCAGGAATCGCCCTCCCAGGTCTCGTTACCCGCCTCGCCCATATTGGGAATGGTGTAGCGGCGCCATACCCGCTCGCCCGTCTTGGCATCGTAGGCGTCCAGATAGCCCCGAATGCCATACTCGCCGCCGGCAATGCCGATAATGACCTTGTCTTTGACGACCAGCGGAGCGGCGGTCACGCTGAAACCGTTGCGGTAATTATCCACCTCGGTATTCCACACTACCTCGCCGGTCTTGCGATTCAGCGCCACCACCCGGGCGTCGAGGGTGCCCATGTAGAGCAGATCGCCGGCAATGGCCGGTCCCCGGTTGCCCGGCCCGCAGCAGATCCGCATGTCCTTGGGCAGCGGATGGTCATACCGCCACAGCATCTCGCCACTGACCGCGTCTATGGCAAACAGGCTGTTAAAGGCTGCGGTCAGGTACAGCACCCCGTCGGCCACCACAGGAGAGGCTTGCAGCTGGGCCGGAATACCCGTCTGAAAGACCCAGGCGGCCTGCAGCTTCTTGACGTTGTGGCGGTCAATATCGGTCAGTGGGCTGAACCGCCAGCTCTCATAGTTCCCGCCGTACATCAGCCAGTCGCTGACATTCGTCGTCCCCTGGAGCAGCCGCTCGTTGGTCACGGCCGGCAGGCTCTCACCCGCTCCGGCGTGCTGGTCGGCCCGAACCCCGACCCCGAGCGCCACCAACAGCGCGACCGCCAGACTGGCTCGACAAACCCACCGCGTCAAAACATCCTGCATAGCCTCTCTCCTCCGTATACGTTGTCCACACAGGCGGACGCCAGAGATCAGCGTTCGCCTGTCCCCGTATTGATACCTGCTTGGCTCGTTTGGTCAAGCAAGGTGAACGGAGCCCCTCAACGCCGCCCCCGCCCTGACCCGGCTTGCTTTGGTCCCGACCAGGACGTATAGGTGCGCTATCGCGTGAGTACGACAGGAGGATTGACCCATGAGTGACCAGAGCGGACTTAACCAGGAACTCAAACAGGCTATTGAGGCATTTCAGCAAGAAATGCTACCCAAAATCCCGGCCGAAATTCGGACTACACTCCAGCGCACCACCGAGGATCTGGTCAAAACCGGCATTGCCGACCGCGCCCTGACAGTTGGTGATACGGCTCCCGATTTCAGCCTGCCCAACGTCGGTGGCGAACAGGTCAGGTTGTCCAGCCTGCTGAGCGAGGGACCGGTCGTCCTGGCCTTCTACCGGGGCAACTGGTGACCCTACTGCAACCTGCAGTTGCAGGCCTACAAAAAACACCTCGCCGCCATGCAGGCCCATGGCGCCGCCGTCCTGGCCATCTCTCCCCAGACGCCGGACAACTCGTTGACCATGGCCGAAAAAAACGAGCTGCCGTTTGAGGTCTTGAGCGATGTCGGCAACCGGGTCGCGCGCCAGTTCGGACTGGTTTTTGCCCTGGTCGACGAGCTGCGCCCGCTGTACGATCAGATTGGGGCCAAGCTGTCGGATTTCAACGGCGACAGCTCCTACGAACTGCCCATTCCGGCCACCTATGTCATCGGCCAGGACGGGGTCATTCGGCTGGCCTATGTGGATGCCGATTACACCCACCGGCTTGAGCCGGTAGACATCATCGATAGCCTGGCCGCCCTGTAGACGGCGCCAAGTCTGACTTAATATCCGGTCGTGACCTCGACCAGAATCTGGTCGGGGTCGCGCACATAGACCGAGCCGGTCTCTTCCGAGCCGTGCAGCGAATGGGCCAGCCCCCTGGCTTTCAGACCGGCCACAATCTGGCGGTACTGCTCGCGACTGGCCTTCAGCGCCACGTGATGCATACTGCCTACCCCCCGGACAGTCGGGGCCGGCCCCTTTTTCGGAAAGTCAAAAAAGGCCAGCTGATTGCCGCCACCCATATCCAAAAAGATATGGGTCGAGCTCGGCTCGTCCCGGTTGGTCATGATCTTGGTCAGCTGCATGCCCAACACCGTGGTATAAAACTCAATCGTGGCCTCCAGGTCTGAACAGATCAGGGCCAGATGATCGACCCCAGCCGTCGGGACAGTTCCAGCCGAGGGTTCTCCGTGCGGCAAATAGCGCTGTTTGAGATCCTCTCGGCGCGCCTGATAGCGATCCAATTCTTCCATACCCAGCCCTCCTGTTTTGTGTGTATTCAGTGACTGCCCTCCGGCATTCGAGGGCGAGCCTGTGGACTTCCATACACAGCCGTCTCCCGATGGAAGCTCACCCAGGCAAACCAATAGGCGACGACGGACGGCAGCAGCTCGCCCGACTCGGCATCGACGACCTGAGCGCTGTTGGCGATCGGGTCGTACACGGCCGTAATCTTTTTGTGTCCAAGCTGGTCCTGTATCGGAACCGCCCGCTTGTGCAACACCGCCAAGGAGTAGGCTTCGTGCCGCCCGGCTATTGTTACGCCCAATACTTTGTCTTTCGGCCCGAGCCGAAAGTCCGCGTGCCGGACCGGGAACATCAAACGTGGGCTACTCGCATACTGGCGATAGGGCAGGCGGCCGTAGTCGCGCCGAAAGCCGGTGTGGGTCGATAAGACCAGGATTTCAGGATATTGTTCCCGCCACGCCTGCCACGTCGTGGTCAGCGATGCGATGGGAATAAGCGGGGTTCCGGTCAGCTCTCCGGTAACTGCCGCAGCCTGGAGCTGCGACCACAAACTCTCGGTCTGGTGGTCGTACAGCAAGACGTTGCTCTCGTACAGTTTGCCCGACACACCAAAAGAAACGGGCCGGTCCTTGACGGTGCGGTCGTACACGACGCCGCTGGCGGTCAGCGGTCAATAGGTGACGGCGATGGGTCTGTCGCCAAGCGTATCGTTGACCACCTCGTGCCAGCTCAGAATGCGCACAGGGTAAGCCTTGGCCACGCCACCCTCGACCACACCGATCAGTTCATCCCCAGCCCCCAGCCAGCTGGCCTCGGCGGCCGGGACAAAGCGGGGAGCCAGCAGGGCCGGAATATCGTCCTTGTCTAAGCCAGTGTCAACAATGTGGTCCACGTCAATGCTGTGCCGGCTCAGCTCAAAACCGCCCAGCCACGGGCTGAGCACAACCAGGCTGATCAGCCACAGTCCACGTGTCTTGCTTCTCATCACAGCTGCTCACAAAGCCTTCTCGTACACCCGATACGTCTTATAGCGCACCGCTCCCATTCGCTCCAGGCCGCGGATCATCGGCCAGTTGTCCTCAAGAATCCACGAGCATTCCACATACGGATAGCCGTTCTCGGGCGCTTCGTGCCACAGTCTCAGATACAGCATGGCATCCAACCCCCTGAGCCGCACGCCCGGCTTGAGTCCTAATAACAAAATTCGAGTCGCATTCACCGCACGCCGATGCCACACCAGCTTCAGCCAGCCACACGGCAGCAGCCGCCCGTTCGTCCGCCGTAACACCTGATTATAATCCGGCAGAGCCAGGGCAAACCCAACCGCCTGCCCCTCAACCTCAGCAATCAGACACAGCCGTGGGTCGGCAATCCAGCGCACCTGTTTGACAAAATGCTCGAGCTCGGCCTCGGTCACCGGCACAAAGCCCCAGTTATGCTGCCAGGCCTGCTGGTAGATGGCGAACAGCTCGCGGATCTCGGTCTCAAAACGGCGGCGGTCAATTGGGCGGATGGTCACCCCCTGGGCCCGCTGCAAACGCTCGACCCCGCGCACCAGACGGGCGGGCGGGGTCGCATCGGCACGGACATCGATCAGATAGGCGAGTAAGTCTTTGGCCTGCTGGTAGCCGGCGGCTTCGATCAGCGCCGCGTAGTAGGCCAGGTTGTAGGGCATCATCAACATCGGCGGGTG is a window of Desulfurellaceae bacterium DNA encoding:
- a CDS encoding glycerol dehydrogenase, coding for MLSVFSAPSHYVQGKNATAQLGTEMKRIGLEGPALIVAGKSAIRLLSEVWQQHLSQAGIRHAVHQFGGECSYPEIERIKQTARDNTSGVVIGAGGGKVLDAARAAADDLNLPVVNCPTIASSDAPCSALSVIYTDQGVFQEYRFYRKNPDLVLVDTHVVAQAPPRLLVAGMGDALATWFEAKTCVEGHIQNMRGGASTRSAEKLAELCYTILVEDGPDALRAVENNVVNPALERLVEANTLLSGLGFESSGLAAAHAVHNGLTEAAQTHPYYHGEKVAYGLITQLVMEGKPRTVIDPVLHFCTQVGLPITLAEIGLSADMSRQQLEQVAARATAEGETIHNEPFEVSPDIVADAILAADAMGRAWHAAAAD
- a CDS encoding N-acetyltransferase, with the translated sequence MAGLLRLATEDDAEGMLEIYAQVVEETVISFEEQPPSPQEFRSRIRTVLDRLPWLVCVFGDDLAGYAYATPFRSRAGYRWSVELTVYVHPNYHRRGVARSLYTALLRCLEAQGYHTAVALIALPNQASTALHAAMGFRRTGVLESIGYKHGRWINDDVWQLTIQPAPGAPSEPIPLSQFIGTREWQEALDSGTALLKT
- a CDS encoding PQQ-dependent dehydrogenase, methanol/ethanol family, whose amino-acid sequence is MQDVLTRWVCRASLAVALLVALGVGVRADQHAGAGESLPAVTNERLLQGTTNVSDWLMYGGNYESWRFSPLTDIDRHNVKKLQAAWVFQTGIPAQLQASPVVADGVLYLTAAFNSLFAIDAVSGEMLWRYDHPLPKDMRICCGPGNRGPAIAGDLLYMGTLDARVVALNRKTGEVVWNTEVDNYRNGFSVTAAPLVVKDKVIIGIAGGEYGIRGYLDAYDAKTGERVWRRYTIPNMGEAGNETWEGDSWKQGGGPTWVTGSYDPEADVLYWATGNPAPDWNGDNREGDNLYTNCVLALDPDTGELKWYFQFTPHDIWDYDGNTGMFLLDVQRGGATVKALAQPNRNGFLYVLDRHSGKFLHGTSYVEQLNWAKGLDENGRPQADPKYVPMKGGNPELICPGNVGGQNGSYAAAYSPTAHAIFVPTIESCGKMEKATSMFIQGVPFWGGGPGETQGDLGTAYGHVSAIDPTSGEVKWRYKDKYPLVGGALATAGGVVFTGNQQGYALALDDTTGELLWKFQTGSTVRGQPITYKVGGRQYVAIPSGAGGLVVSIVGENPNISKGSALLVFALPQD
- a CDS encoding redoxin domain-containing protein → MSDQSGLNQELKQAIEAFQQEMLPKIPAEIRTTLQRTTEDLVKTGIADRALTVGDTAPDFSLPNVGGEQVRLSSLLSEGPVVLAFYRGNW
- a CDS encoding AhpC/TSA family protein; translation: MQAYKKHLAAMQAHGAAVLAISPQTPDNSLTMAEKNELPFEVLSDVGNRVARQFGLVFALVDELRPLYDQIGAKLSDFNGDSSYELPIPATYVIGQDGVIRLAYVDADYTHRLEPVDIIDSLAAL
- a CDS encoding VOC family protein, yielding MEELDRYQARREDLKQRYLPHGEPSAGTVPTAGVDHLALICSDLEATIEFYTTVLGMQLTKIMTNRDEPSSTHIFLDMGGGNQLAFFDFPKKGPAPTVRGVGSMHHVALKASREQYRQIVAGLKARGLAHSLHGSEETGSVYVRDPDQILVEVTTGY
- a CDS encoding DUF3179 domain-containing protein, with the translated sequence MYDRTVKDRPVSFGVSGKLYESNVLLYDHQTESLWSQLQAAAVTGELTGTPLIPIASLTTTWQAWREQYPEILVLSTHTGFRRDYGRLPYRQYASSPRLMFPVRHADFRLGPKDKVLGVTIAGRHEAYSLAVLHKRAVPIQDQLGHKKITAVYDPIANSAQVVDAESGELLPSVVAYWFAWVSFHRETAVYGSPQARPRMPEGSH
- a CDS encoding DUF3179 domain-containing protein is translated as MRSKTRGLWLISLVVLSPWLGGFELSRHSIDVDHIVDTGLDKDDIPALLAPRFVPAAEASWLGAGDELIGVVEGGVAKAYPVRILSWHEVVNDTLGDRPIAVTY